The proteins below are encoded in one region of Lagenorhynchus albirostris chromosome 7, mLagAlb1.1, whole genome shotgun sequence:
- the ANAPC2 gene encoding anaphase-promoting complex subunit 2 — MAAAEAAAHNDPGPAQELLVAWNTVSTGLVPPAALGLASSRTSGAVPPKEEELRAAVEVLRGHGLHSVLEEWFAEVLQNDLQANISLEFWNAISQRENCADEPQCLLLLLDAFGLLESRLDPYLRSLELLEKWTRLGLLMGTGAQGLREKVHTTLRGVLFFSTPRTFQEMIQRLYGRFLRVYMQSKRRGEGGTDPELEGELDSRYARRRYYRLLQSPLCAGCGSDKQQCWCRQALEQFHQLSQVLHRLSLLERVSAEAVTTTLHQVTRERMEDRCRGEYERSFLREFHKWIERVVGWLGKVFLQDGPSRPASPEAGSSLRRWRCHVQRFFYRIYASLRIEELFSIIRDFPDSRPAVEDLKYCLERTDQRPQLLVSLKAALETRLLHPGVNTCDIITLYISAIKALRVLDPSMVVLEVACEPIRRYLRTREDTVRQIVAGLTGDSDGTGDLAVELSKTDPASLETGQDSEDDSGEPEDWVPDPVDADPGKSSSKRRSSDIISLLVSIYGSKDLFINEYRSLLADRLLHQFSFSPEREIRNVELLKLRFGEAPMHFCEVMLKDMADSRRINANIREEDEKRPAEEQPPFGVYAVILSSEFWPPFKDEKLEVPEDIREALEVYCRKYEKLKAMRTLSWKHTLGLVTMDVELADRTLSVAVTPVQAVVLLYFQDQASWTLEELSKVVKMPVALLRRRVSVWLQHGVLREEPAGTFSVLEEERPRDRDSMVLVDSDGESDSGMASQADQREEELLLFWTYIQAMLTNLESLSLERIYSMLRMFVVTGPALAEIDLQELQGFLQRKVRDQQLVYSAGVYRLPKSCG, encoded by the exons ATGGCGGCGGCGGAAGCGGCGGCGCACAATGACCCCGGACCTGCCCAAGAGCTGCTGGTGGCCTGGAATACCGTGAGCACCGGACTGGTACCGCCGGCCGCTCTGGGACTG gcatcctcccggaccagcGGTGCGGTCCCTCCAAAGGAGGAGGAGCTCCGGGCGGCGGTGGAGGTTCTCAGGGGCCACGGTCTGCACTCGGTCCTGGAGGAGTGGTTCGCAGAGGTGCTGCAGAACGACCTGCAGGCTAACATATCTCTCGAGTTCTGGAATGCCATCTCCCAACGTGAGAACTGTGCAGACGAGCCCCAGTGTCTTCTGCTGCTCCTCGATGCTTTTGGGCTCCTGGAGAGCCGCTTGGATCCCTACCTGCGTAGTCTAGagctcctggagaaatggactCGCCTGGGCTTGCTTATGGGCACCGGTGCTCAGGGGCTTCGGGAAAAGGTTCATACCACGTTGCGGGGCGTCTTGTTCTTTTCCACTCCCAGAACTTTTCAGGAGATGATCCAGCGCCTCTATGGGCGCTTCTTGAGAGTTTACATGCAGAGtaagagaagaggagaaggaggaaccGACCCCGAACTGGAGGGGGAATTGGACAGCAGATACGCCCGCCGCCGGTACTATCGCCTTCTGCAGAGCCCACTCTGTGCGGGATGTGGCAGTGACAAGCAGCAGTGCTGGTGCCGCCAGGCGCTGGAGCAGTTCCACCAGCTCAGCCAAGTCCT ACACAGGCTTAGTCTGCTGGAGCGGGTCAGTGCCGAGGCCGTGACTACCACCCTGCACCAAGTGACCCGAGAGAGGATGGAGGACCGCTGCCGGGGCGAGTATGAGCGCTCCTTCCTGCGTGAGTTCCACAAG TGGATTGAGAGGGTGGTCGGCTGGCTGGGCAAGGTGTTCCTGCAGGACGGCCCCAGCAGGCCTGCGTCCCCGGAGGCTGGGAGCTCCCTGCGCCGGTGGCGCTGCCACGTGCAGAGGTTCTTCTATCGCATCTACGCCAGCCTGCGCATCGAGGAGCTCTTCAGCATCATCCGAG ACTTCCCGGACTCCCGGCCGGCCGTGGAAGACCTCAAGTACTGCCTGGAGAGGACTGACCAGAGGCCGCAGCTTCTTGTGTCCCTCAAGGCTGCCCTGGAGACGCGACTCCTCCACCCAG GCGTGAATACGTGTGACATCATCACCCTGTACATCTCTGCCATCAAGGCGCTGCGTGTGCTGGATCCCTCCATGGTTGTCCTGGAGGTGGCCTGTGAGCCCATTCGCCGCTACCTGAG GACACGGGAGGACACGGTGCGGCAGATCGTGGCAGGGCTGACCGGGGACTCGGATGGGACGGGGGACTTGGCTGTTGAGCTGTCCAAGACGGACCCGGCCAGCCTGGAGACCGGCCAGGACAGCGAGGATGACTCCGGCGAGCCAGAGGACTGGGTTCCCGACCCTGTGGACGCGGATCCAG GGAAGTCCAGCTCTAAGCGGCGCTCCTCGGACATCATCAGCCTGCTGGTCAGCATCTACGGCAGCAAGGACCTCTTCATCAATGAGTACCGCTCGCTGCTGGCCGACCGCCTGCTGCACCAGTTCAGTTTCAGCCCCGAGCG GGAGATCCGCAACGTGGAGCTGCTGAAGCTGCGCTTTGGCGAGGCCCCAATGCATTTCTGCGAGGTCATGCTCAAG GATATGGCAGACTCGCGCCGCATCAATGCCAACATCCGTGAGGAGGATGAGAAGCGGCCCGCAGAGGAGCAGCCGCCGTTCGGGGTCTACGCCGTCATCCTCTCCAGCGAGTTCTGGCCGCCCTTCAAGGATGAGAAGCTGGAGGTTCCCGAAGACATCAGGGAGGCCCTGGAGGTCTATTGCAGGAAGTACGAGAAGCTGAAG gccATGCGGACGCTCAGCTGGAAGCACACCTTGGGCCTAGTGACCATGGATGTGGAGCTGGCTGACCGTACCCTGTCCGTGGCGGTGACCCCTGTGCAGGCGGTGGTCCTGCTGTACTTCCAGGACCAGG CCAGCTGGACGCTGGAGGAGCTGAGCAAGGTGGTGAAGATGCCCGTGGCGCTGCTGCGGCGGCGCGTGTCGGTGTGGTTGCAGCACGGCGTGCTGCGAGAGGAGCCGGCCGGCACCTTCTCGGTGCTGGAGGAGGAGCGGCCCCGGGACCGGGACAGCATGGTGCTCGTCGACAGCGACGGCGAGAGCGACTCGGGCATGGCCTCGCAGGCCGACCAGAGGGAGGAGGAGCTGCTG CTCTTCTGGACGTACATCCAGGCCATGCTGACCAACCTGGAGAGCCTGTCGCTGGAGCGCATCTACAGCATGCTGCGCATGTTCGTGGTCACCGGCCCCGCGCTGGCCGAGATCGACCTGCAGGAGCTCCAGGGCTTCCTGCAGAGGAAGGTGCGCGACCAGCAGCTCGTCTACTCCGCCGGCGTCTACCGCCTGCCCAAGAGCTGCGGCTGA
- the TMEM210 gene encoding transmembrane protein 210: MAPCLQPDSCLVGRPLGLICLSLLLIPAAAGTYCECSLGLSRKALIALLVVLAGISASCFCALIIVAVGVIRAKGERCPGHMESRLVGHCGAQEDHMDLHAVHMGSHLMAPEMEVSMMPPLEDHGLTTITVDSTLEELPPQPLPPQ, encoded by the exons ATGGCCCCCTGTCTCCAGCCTGACTCCTGCCTGGTTGGCCGCCCCCTCGGCCTGATATGTTTGTCCCTTTTGCTCATCCCTGCTGCAG CTGGGACCTACTGTGAGTGTAGCCTTGGCCTCAGCCGCAAGGCCCTCATTGCCCTGCTGGTGGTGCTGGCGGGTATCAGCGCCAGCTGCTTCTGCGCTCTCATCATCGTGGCGGTTGGCGTCATTCGAGCCAAGGG TGAAAGATGCCCCGGACACATGGAGAGCAG GTTGGTGGGGCACTGCGGGGCTCAGGAAGATCACATGGACCTGCACGCGGTGCACATGGGGTCCCACCTCATGGCCCCTGAAATGGAGGTCTCCATGATGCCGCCCCTGGAAGATCACGGCCTCACGACCATCACCGTGGACTCGACCCTAGAGGAGCTGCCCCCGCAACCCCTGCCGCCTCAGTAG
- the LRRC26 gene encoding leucine-rich repeat-containing protein 26, translating to MRMGASLGGYWICARESRLRGGGRDSGEERVALGPVPRVAAMSSVAVRLRGRRCGPVAQASAGCGAVDHAGEEGVAPCQCCCWRGAKRSSELQDRWLAVPGAGYVPSLRPRHGTSRGTDGLPRRLGSWPPTVAPMRSPSFLSRRPPPLFLLLLSPWPVWIQAPPAAAPAATPGAPDCPEACACAPEGQANCSGRALPAVPGGLSQRVRALLLDHNRVRALPPGAFVGAGALLHLDLRENGLRWVHARAFWGLGALKQLDLSANQLEALVPGTFAPLRALCVLSLAGNRLARLEPAALGTLPLLSTLSLQDNELPALAPALLAGLPALSTLRLRGNPWACGCALRPLCTWLRRHPLPAPEAETLICVSPGRLTLSPLTAFPDAAFNHCARPLAARELAVVYALGPVSFLASLAACLALGSMLTACRARRRRAAARRPPRSLPDPGAGMASPAAVAAAEA from the exons ATGAGGATGGGAGCATCCCTGGGGGGCTACTGGATATGCGCACGAGAATCCCGGCTGAGAGGAGGCGGCAGAGACTCGGGGGAGGAGCGGGTAGCACTGGGTCCTGTTCCGCGTGTCGCAGCCATGAGTTCAGTGGCGGTGAGGCTGCGGGGGCGGCGGTGTGGTCCAGTTGCCCAGGCCTCAGCCGGGTGCGGGGCGGTGGACCACGCAGGTGAGGAGGGGGTGGCGCCTTGTCAGTGCTGCTGCTGGCGCGGAGCCAAGAGGAGCTCAGAGCTTCAGGACAGGTGGCTGGCAGTGCCGGGCGCTGGCTATGTGCCCAGCCTCCGCCCTAGGCACGGGACCAGCCGTGGGACGGACGGGCTCCCGAGACGCCTGGGCAGCTGGCCTCCTACCGTTGCCCCCATGCGGAGCCCCTCCTTTCTCTCGCGACGGCCGCCGCCGCTGTTCCTACTGCTGCTGTCGCCGTGGCCAGTCTGGATCCAGGCGCCCCCCGCAGCCGCCCCCGCGGCAACCCCGGGCGCCCCGGACTGCCCCGAGGCGTGCGCGTGCGCGCCAGAGGGCCAGGCCAACTGCTCCGGGCGCGCGCTGCCCGCCGTGCCAGGGGGCCTGAGCCAGCGCGTGCGCGCGCTGCTGCTGGACCACAACCGCGTGCGTGCGCTGCCGCCCGGCGCCTTCGTGGGCGCTGGCGCGCTGCTACACCTGGATCTGCGCGAGAACGGACTGCGCTGGGTGCACGCGCGAGCCTTCTGGGGCTTGGGCGCGCTGAAGCAGCTCGACCTCAGCGCCAACCAGCTGGAGGCGCTGGTGCCCGGCACCTTCGCTCCGCTGCGCGCGCTTTGCGTCCTCTCTCTGGCCGGGAACCGGCTGGCGCGTCTAGAGCCCGCGGCGCTGGGCACGCTCCCGCTGCTGAGCACGCTCAGCCTGCAGGACAACGAGCTGCCTGCCCTCGCGCCCGCGCTCCTGGCGGGCCTGCCCGCTCTCAGCACGCTGCGACTGCGCGGCAACCCCTGGGCCTGCGGCTGCGCGCTGCGCCCACTCTGCACCTGGCTGCGCAGGCACCCGCTGCCCGCGCCAG AGGCCGAGACGCTGATCTGCGTGTCGCCGGGACGCCTGACGCTCAGCCCCTTGACCGCCTTCCCCGACGCCGCCTTCAACCACTGCGCGCGGCCCCTTGCCGCGCGGGAACTGGCCGTGGTCTACGCGCTCGGGCCCGTCTCCTTCCTCGCTAGCCTGGCCGCCTGCCTGGCGCTGGGCTCCATGCTTACCGCCTGCCGCGCGCGGCGCCGCcgcgccgccgcccgccgcccgccgagGAGTCTGCCGGATCCCGGTGCCGGCATGGCCTCGCCTGCGGCAGTCGCCGCCGCCGAAGCCTGA